The segment TCCGAAGCCCAACGCGGTCACGATCGCCATTGACAACAGCAGGCCTGGAATCGCCATCAGGACATCGACTATTCGCATCAGGATGTCGTCGACCCGGCCGCCGAAGAAACCTGAGATCAGGCCGATCACGACACCGACCACCAAGGAAATGGCGACCGCGATCAGGGTTGCTCGCAGCGACAATGACGAACCGTGAATCATCCGGGCCAATACGTCCCGCCCGAGTTGGTCGGTGCCGAACAGGAACTCGGCAGACGGCGGCCGCAACCGGGCAGCCGGATTTCCCGTGATCGGGTCGGCGTCGGTGAACAGGGTCGGCACGAGCGCCCAGGCCAGCACGACGGCCAGGACGGCGACTGAGACGATCGAAGCCGACTTGCGGAGGAACCGGAAACTGCCGATGCTCGACGTCCGCCCCGTCCGCTGTCGCGCGGCGGGATTCCCCGGATAGTTCCCGCCAGCCGTTTCAGCCGGGTTTTGCTTCGAGGTTTCGGGTGCGAACGCAGACGGCCGTTCGGTTGAGCTGCTGATGCCCTCGGTCACGATGCCGCCGGGGCTCGCGATCCGATCCCGGAGGTTGGTTTGAGTCATGGGATGTCCTTTTCCTGTGCCGTAACGAGCGCGAGTTCAATCGACCGGCTGGGCGTGCAGGCCGGTGCTTGTGTGCGAAGCCGAGGATCGAGCAGCGGATAGACCAGGTCAACCAGCAGGTTCACGCTCACGAAGATCAGCGCGGCAAGCAGCACAACGCCCTGAACCACGGGAATGTCCTGCGAACCGACCGAAGCCTGCGCGAGCCGCCCGACCCCGTCCCGGGAGAACACCGTCTCGGTGACGACCGAACCGGCCAGCAGGTTGCCGACGATCACCCCGGTCATGGTCAGAGCAGGAATCGCCGCATTATGCAGCGCGTGCCGGGTGAGCAGCCCGAGCCGACTCAGCCCTTTCGCTCTGATCGCGCTGATATACGGCTGGTTCCAGGCACCCGCCAAGGATCTGGCCAGCACCTGGGCGATGGTCGCCGCGGTGGGGACGGCCAGAGTAATCGCCGGAAGTACCAGTGACTTGATCCCCTCGGAGCCCATTGCCGGAAAGATCTGATGGCGGAAGGACAGGAACTGCAGGAGCACCAGCCCCAGCCAGAACGATGGGATTGAGATCCCCAGCGACGGTGCCGACAGCAACAGATTCCTGAGCCAACGGCGCTGGCTGTAGGTCGCCGCGACCGCGAGGCTCACCCCGGCCACAACCGCGAGCACAATTGCCGCTCCGGTGAGTTGCGCCGTCAGCGGCAGTGCCTGCGCGATTGCCGCGGTCACCGGCTGGCCGGTCTGGATCGACGTGCCCAGATCAAAGGTCAGCGCCTTGCCCAGCGCGATGGCGTACTGAACGACCAGCGGCTTATCCAGGTTGTACTCCGCCCGCAGCGCCTCGGCTTGTGCTGGATCGACTGCTCCTTGTTCCCCGCCGTTGTTCAGCATGATCGCGACCGGATCACCGGGCAGCAGGAACAGGATGAGATAGCTGACAGTGAATGCCGCCCAGAGCACGACCAGCGACTGGCCAAGCCGGGCGAGCAGCCTGCGTCCCGTCGTCCGGGCCGCCGACTGGCGAACCGACGTTACCGTCGCCGGCCGGCCTTCCGACTTCCCACGTCGCAGGGTTGATGGGGCCATCACTTCGCTGCCAGCCAGGTGTCATAGAACTGGAAACGTGAGGACGCTTCGAAGCGAAAACCGTGCACGTTCTTCGCCGTCGCTACCACCCCGGAAAGCTCGACCAGCGGGATCGAATGACCGTCTCGGATCAACAGGCTGGTGGCCTCGGCGACGAGTTTCCGGCGCTTGTCCTGATCGAGGGTGCCCTGACTTTGATCAAGCAGCTCGTCCACTTTGCCCGGCTTGCGGTAGTTGACGTTCCGGCCACCGGCGTGGAACACCGTCCGGACGATGTCCGGATCTGCCCGGGTCAGGTTGTAGAACTGGAACTCGAACTCACCGGTCTGCTGCAGGCTGCTGACCTCGTCGATAGTGGTCTTGTCCAGTTTCAGATCGAAACCGATCTGGCGCAGCTGCTGTTGCACCAGCTCGAGGAACGGCGCGTCCTGCCAGTAGGTGACTT is part of the Saxibacter everestensis genome and harbors:
- a CDS encoding ABC transporter permease, whose protein sequence is MTQTNLRDRIASPGGIVTEGISSSTERPSAFAPETSKQNPAETAGGNYPGNPAARQRTGRTSSIGSFRFLRKSASIVSVAVLAVVLAWALVPTLFTDADPITGNPAARLRPPSAEFLFGTDQLGRDVLARMIHGSSLSLRATLIAVAISLVVGVVIGLISGFFGGRVDDILMRIVDVLMAIPGLLLSMAIVTALGFGTVNVAIAVGIAAVASFARLSRGEVIRWKNATFVEAATASGVRTGTVIIRHVLPHAAGPVLALAALEFGTAVLAVSSLSFLGFGAPPPQPEWGLLVAEGRDFLASAWWLTTLPGLVVVAVVLAANQLSRTLQSREGTS
- a CDS encoding ABC transporter permease is translated as MAPSTLRRGKSEGRPATVTSVRQSAARTTGRRLLARLGQSLVVLWAAFTVSYLILFLLPGDPVAIMLNNGGEQGAVDPAQAEALRAEYNLDKPLVVQYAIALGKALTFDLGTSIQTGQPVTAAIAQALPLTAQLTGAAIVLAVVAGVSLAVAATYSQRRWLRNLLLSAPSLGISIPSFWLGLVLLQFLSFRHQIFPAMGSEGIKSLVLPAITLAVPTAATIAQVLARSLAGAWNQPYISAIRAKGLSRLGLLTRHALHNAAIPALTMTGVIVGNLLAGSVVTETVFSRDGVGRLAQASVGSQDIPVVQGVVLLAALIFVSVNLLVDLVYPLLDPRLRTQAPACTPSRSIELALVTAQEKDIP